In a genomic window of Roseiflexus castenholzii DSM 13941:
- a CDS encoding lipopolysaccharide biosynthesis protein: MDRSVADGHCAVGELLTEQASMTAESDNQPFARLSLRANFSWTFVGNVVYAACQWGMLMALAKLGSPEMVGVFALGLAITAPVFMLSNLHLRTIQATDARQQYQFRDYLGVRLATTTLALLAIAGIVLAIGYPWQTSLTIFAVGCAKACESISDIFYGLLQRLERMDRIAWGMILKGAMSLFALATGVYLSGSVLWGVVGMAGAWATVLAVYDIPQGLSAVRGASIVHPSAAPRQRMAVARNLAWMALPLGVGIMLVSLSTAIPRYFVERMLGAESLGIFAAIASIQVAGTTVIGALAAAANPRLAQHYADGNVRAFRALLRNLVAIAVALGGIGVLIAWLIGGWILTMIYRPEYGAYNHIFVLVMIAASVGYIGWFVGDAMTAVRRLRAQAFLFLAMTVATIGACAWLIPSFGLTGAALATMVTSVIHAVGGLLMVEHALHALPSAQEDDREQTSWRRSISQVRPGVKR, encoded by the coding sequence ATGGACCGTTCTGTTGCCGATGGTCATTGCGCTGTAGGCGAATTGTTGACGGAACAAGCATCCATGACGGCAGAGAGTGACAATCAACCATTCGCGCGTCTCTCGCTACGCGCCAACTTTTCCTGGACGTTCGTCGGGAATGTGGTGTATGCCGCGTGTCAGTGGGGCATGCTGATGGCGCTGGCAAAACTCGGTTCGCCCGAAATGGTTGGCGTTTTTGCGCTTGGTCTGGCAATTACTGCGCCGGTCTTCATGCTCTCGAACCTGCACCTGCGCACCATTCAGGCGACAGATGCGCGACAACAGTATCAGTTTCGTGATTATCTCGGCGTGCGCCTGGCAACAACGACGCTGGCACTGCTGGCAATTGCCGGCATCGTGCTGGCTATCGGGTATCCGTGGCAGACGAGTTTGACCATTTTTGCAGTCGGATGCGCAAAGGCGTGTGAATCGATCAGCGATATTTTCTATGGTCTGCTCCAACGCCTCGAACGGATGGATCGGATCGCCTGGGGCATGATCCTGAAAGGCGCGATGTCGCTATTCGCTCTGGCGACCGGCGTCTATCTCAGTGGATCGGTGTTGTGGGGCGTAGTCGGAATGGCGGGCGCGTGGGCAACAGTGCTGGCAGTGTACGACATCCCTCAAGGTCTCTCTGCGGTGCGGGGTGCTTCGATAGTGCATCCATCGGCGGCGCCCCGGCAGCGCATGGCGGTCGCACGAAACCTGGCATGGATGGCGCTGCCGCTCGGCGTCGGGATTATGCTGGTCTCTCTCAGCACGGCGATCCCGCGCTATTTCGTCGAGCGCATGCTGGGGGCGGAGAGTCTGGGTATTTTCGCTGCCATCGCCTCCATTCAGGTTGCCGGCACGACCGTGATCGGCGCGCTCGCTGCCGCTGCCAATCCACGTCTGGCACAGCACTACGCCGACGGGAATGTGCGCGCCTTCCGCGCGCTGCTCCGCAACCTCGTCGCCATTGCCGTGGCGTTGGGTGGCATCGGTGTGCTGATCGCGTGGCTGATCGGCGGCTGGATTCTGACGATGATCTATCGACCGGAGTACGGCGCCTACAACCATATCTTCGTTCTGGTCATGATTGCCGCAAGCGTTGGCTACATTGGCTGGTTCGTCGGCGATGCGATGACGGCGGTGCGGCGCTTGCGCGCACAGGCGTTTCTCTTTCTGGCGATGACGGTCGCAACCATCGGCGCCTGCGCCTGGTTGATCCCGTCATTCGGGCTGACCGGCGCGGCGCTGGCGACGATGGTCACATCCGTGATCCATGCAGTGGGTGGGTTGCTGATGGTCGAGCATGCGCTGCACGCGCTGCCCTCAGCCCAGGAAGATGATCGTGAGCAAACTTCCTGGCGGCGCTCCATCTCACAAGTACGACCAGGAGTGAAACGATGA
- a CDS encoding HlyD family secretion protein has product MPFPVSRFVVGALALLFLAGGVLIASQRVSPSLSAEASAESAPPPVLAPVVQPIVANGIVAPVSHVDLRFAMPGTVREVLVREGDMVRAGDPLARLDTDELETRIAQARANLSAAQAHYELLMSAATPVDIQRAQAELTRAQARLREVSNAVTSHTRAAAQSRLDAARAALARLEAGPDPADVRALRAELRQAEADLQATRDRLSLEKTTLRLQMEQAANLLRERQTEYARIRDENQARSEPLTSDQRTREVTARLAMDNAEKALEQARVAYDAAVQAERTGIAATEARVDAIRARLERLLAGPAPDQLAAARAAVAQAEEDLARLQGEQRAAAIEAAQADVAIAEAELERLLAGARPAEAAMARARVEEAQATLEQAERALERAILRAPIAGIVAALNVKAGEIADPQIVAVRLADVRGWRIETTNLSELSVTRLHEGAPAIIRFNSLPDLEISGKVSGIRPLGTGREGDATLYTVIITPDHIDARLRWNMTAQVQITPDR; this is encoded by the coding sequence ATGCCGTTTCCTGTGTCCAGATTCGTGGTCGGAGCGCTGGCGCTCCTTTTTCTGGCGGGAGGCGTTCTGATTGCATCACAGCGGGTCTCGCCGTCGCTGAGCGCAGAAGCGTCAGCGGAGAGCGCGCCGCCGCCGGTCCTGGCGCCAGTGGTGCAACCCATTGTGGCGAATGGGATTGTTGCGCCGGTCAGTCATGTTGATCTGCGTTTCGCTATGCCTGGAACCGTGCGTGAGGTGTTGGTGCGCGAAGGCGATATGGTCCGCGCGGGTGATCCGTTAGCGCGCCTGGATACGGATGAACTGGAGACACGCATTGCGCAGGCGCGCGCCAATTTGTCGGCGGCGCAGGCACACTACGAACTGCTGATGAGCGCTGCCACACCGGTTGATATTCAGCGCGCGCAGGCAGAACTGACGCGCGCCCAGGCGCGATTGCGCGAGGTGAGTAACGCCGTTACCTCCCACACCAGAGCCGCTGCACAGTCCCGGCTCGATGCCGCGCGCGCTGCACTCGCGCGCCTGGAAGCCGGACCAGATCCGGCGGATGTACGGGCGCTGCGCGCCGAGCTGCGCCAGGCGGAAGCCGATCTCCAGGCCACCCGTGATCGCCTGTCGCTCGAAAAGACGACGCTGCGGCTCCAGATGGAACAGGCGGCCAATCTGCTGCGCGAGCGGCAGACCGAATACGCTCGCATTCGCGACGAAAATCAGGCGCGATCCGAACCACTGACGTCCGATCAGCGCACCCGCGAGGTCACGGCGCGGCTGGCGATGGACAACGCCGAGAAGGCGCTCGAACAGGCGCGTGTGGCGTATGACGCGGCGGTGCAGGCGGAACGCACCGGCATTGCCGCCACAGAAGCGCGGGTCGATGCCATCAGAGCGCGTCTTGAGCGTCTGCTGGCAGGTCCTGCTCCCGATCAACTTGCCGCAGCGCGCGCCGCCGTCGCGCAGGCGGAGGAGGACCTGGCGCGCCTTCAGGGAGAGCAGCGTGCCGCCGCAATCGAAGCAGCACAGGCGGACGTCGCCATTGCCGAAGCCGAACTGGAACGCTTGCTGGCAGGGGCGCGGCCCGCTGAAGCGGCGATGGCGCGCGCGCGGGTCGAGGAAGCGCAGGCGACGCTCGAACAGGCTGAACGCGCACTCGAACGCGCCATCCTGCGCGCGCCAATTGCAGGAATTGTCGCAGCGCTCAATGTCAAAGCCGGTGAGATTGCCGATCCGCAGATTGTTGCCGTGCGCCTGGCAGATGTGCGCGGCTGGCGCATCGAAACAACCAACCTGAGCGAACTGAGCGTGACACGCCTGCATGAGGGCGCACCGGCGATCATCCGGTTCAATTCATTGCCCGACCTCGAAATTTCCGGCAAAGTGTCCGGTATCAGACCACTGGGAACCGGGCGGGAAGGTGATGCAACGCTGTACACCGTCATCATTACGCCAGATCACATCGATGCACGTTTGCGCTGGAATATGACGGCGCAGGTGCAGATTACGCCTGATCGCTGA
- a CDS encoding Wzz/FepE/Etk N-terminal domain-containing protein translates to MDTQFVHRLVRRQWRLVIVGGGFVGVLALLVSVFQSPIYQASTTVLVNQGRGTAAPDYESVLMSQQLTRTYAELLKKRPLYEMVIANLRLETTPERLMQQVRVSTIRDTQLIVVTARDRSPQRAADIANELVRLLQEQDRQLLTGSYGSGARGLSVVEPAWADAVPASPKTLRDTLLGLIFGLLGMSGIALVREYVDQTIKNGDEAVCAVGAPVLAAVSARSINNDVRRRSIGDGDDTSAEDYWMLAVRTRSALADNPARSLTTTSAEPLADAYAVAVHLAAIYARLGQRVILVDADLRHPTLHSWFNLSGDTGLHAALACTHSLPVYRYLQPTSVANLMLLPAGEPVANPLILFDSPRLRERIGELYQHADFIIIAAPALLSAAESLLLAQAADAALLVLRAETTPHAAAAAARALLDQARIRLPGIVLTGVPDHDAASRIGAFVSVMSRPMFGKRLIESLAVAEEKSSRSISMSSASTASSQSPKQ, encoded by the coding sequence GTGGATACACAATTTGTGCATCGACTTGTGCGCAGGCAGTGGCGTCTGGTGATTGTGGGCGGCGGTTTCGTCGGTGTATTGGCGCTCCTTGTCAGTGTATTTCAATCGCCGATCTATCAGGCGTCTACCACCGTGTTAGTCAATCAGGGGCGAGGAACGGCAGCGCCCGACTATGAGTCGGTGCTGATGAGTCAGCAGTTGACGCGCACCTACGCTGAACTCTTGAAGAAACGACCCCTGTATGAAATGGTCATCGCCAACTTGCGGCTGGAAACGACGCCTGAACGTCTGATGCAGCAAGTGCGGGTTTCCACCATCCGCGATACGCAACTGATTGTGGTGACTGCGCGCGATCGTTCGCCGCAGCGCGCCGCCGACATTGCGAACGAACTGGTGCGCCTCCTGCAAGAGCAGGATCGGCAGTTGCTCACCGGCTCATATGGGAGCGGTGCGCGTGGTCTGAGCGTTGTTGAGCCTGCCTGGGCTGATGCTGTTCCGGCAAGTCCAAAGACACTGCGCGATACGCTGCTCGGTCTGATCTTCGGGTTGCTTGGTATGTCCGGCATTGCACTGGTACGTGAGTATGTCGATCAGACGATCAAAAACGGCGATGAAGCGGTCTGCGCAGTTGGCGCGCCTGTTCTGGCTGCCGTCAGCGCGCGGTCGATCAACAATGATGTGCGCCGCCGCTCGATTGGTGATGGCGATGACACGTCTGCCGAAGACTATTGGATGCTGGCGGTGCGCACGCGAAGCGCCCTTGCCGATAACCCGGCGCGCTCGCTGACGACAACGAGTGCGGAGCCGCTGGCAGACGCCTACGCTGTTGCGGTACATCTGGCTGCCATCTATGCCCGGCTTGGGCAGCGGGTCATTCTGGTCGATGCCGATCTGCGCCATCCGACACTCCACTCCTGGTTCAATCTGTCGGGTGACACCGGTTTGCACGCGGCGCTGGCATGCACCCACTCTCTGCCGGTGTACCGGTATTTGCAGCCGACATCGGTTGCCAATCTGATGCTGCTTCCGGCTGGCGAACCGGTTGCGAATCCCCTGATCCTGTTCGACTCGCCTCGCCTGCGCGAACGGATCGGCGAGTTGTATCAGCATGCCGATTTCATCATCATTGCCGCTCCTGCGCTGCTCAGCGCCGCCGAGTCGCTGCTGCTGGCACAGGCGGCGGATGCCGCGCTGCTCGTGTTGCGCGCTGAAACGACGCCCCACGCTGCTGCCGCAGCCGCGCGCGCGCTCCTGGATCAGGCGCGCATTCGGCTGCCGGGTATCGTGCTGACCGGTGTTCCAGATCATGACGCGGCTTCCCGCATCGGCGCTTTCGTGTCTGTAATGTCGCGCCCGATGTTTGGGAAACGCCTGATCGAGTCGCTGGCTGTTGCTGAGGAGAAATCATCTCGCAGCATATCAATGTCGTCAGCGTCCACTGCTTCGTCCCAATCCCCGAAACAGTAA
- a CDS encoding CBS domain-containing protein, producing the protein MLHDHRRIVGLLTERDLVAARRRLERVYRRFDELTVADALSPDALNHIVCIAPDMPRKEVVEAWTCGGVITCLVTPEGSLDAAPLGIITHADLLYRMQGCLPEKEPRSRVRHRSRSAA; encoded by the coding sequence GTGCTGCACGATCATCGCCGGATTGTTGGCTTGCTGACAGAACGCGACCTCGTGGCGGCGCGCAGGCGCTTGGAACGGGTATATCGGCGCTTTGACGAACTGACGGTTGCCGATGCGCTCTCGCCGGACGCACTGAATCACATCGTGTGCATTGCGCCCGATATGCCGCGCAAGGAGGTAGTGGAAGCGTGGACGTGCGGCGGAGTGATCACGTGTCTGGTCACGCCGGAAGGTTCGCTTGATGCTGCACCGCTGGGGATCATTACCCACGCAGATTTACTCTACCGGATGCAGGGATGCTTGCCGGAAAAGGAACCCAGGAGTCGCGTTCGGCATCGTAGCCGTAGCGCAGCGTGA
- a CDS encoding VOC family protein, protein MQLEHVALNVADPDAMAQWYVTHLGMQIVRHIPTPNATYFLSDSVRRSVIEIYRNPAAPVPDYASLSPLALHLAFSTSDMEGDIARLVAAGATHVSPIDTTPSGDRLTFLRDPWQVALQLAQRSTPLLEPTP, encoded by the coding sequence ATGCAACTCGAACATGTTGCCCTGAACGTTGCCGATCCCGATGCCATGGCGCAGTGGTATGTCACGCATCTGGGGATGCAGATTGTGCGTCACATTCCGACGCCCAACGCCACCTATTTCCTGTCCGACTCGGTGCGTCGCAGCGTGATCGAAATCTATCGCAATCCCGCTGCGCCTGTACCTGATTATGCCTCGCTGTCGCCGCTGGCGCTGCACCTGGCATTCAGCACAAGCGACATGGAGGGCGATATTGCGCGATTGGTCGCTGCTGGCGCAACGCATGTCTCACCCATCGACACAACGCCGTCCGGCGACCGCCTGACGTTCCTGCGCGATCCGTGGCAGGTTGCACTTCAACTGGCGCAGCGGAGTACGCCGCTCCTGGAACCGACGCCTTGA
- a CDS encoding cytochrome c peroxidase gives MQRFVHFFSLALLIAVFITVIRGDSPIARTPAPGESPQAMIALGRRLFYDRRLSANEQIACAACHRQELGFSDGRVVSNGATGALLRRNTPGLFNSGELLAFTWANVEVRTLEQQVERALFTVDPPEMWVRGYETTVIDRLRADPEYLRQFTAAFPADDDPFTWRRITGALAAFVRSLAARNTPYDRYVYAGDRAALSDSAQRGMALFFSPGLACGHCHVDVPSPERATPPRWSDLAYVATGAGYSADRGLAEQTGNPADAYRFRVPPLRNVAVTAPYMHDGSLPTLEAVIRFYESGGRWGAGVEPERVAARHPLIAGFALSDEERRDLIAFLEALTDDEALRNPAFADPFLSDARTPSVRSLSR, from the coding sequence ATGCAGCGCTTCGTCCATTTTTTTAGCCTGGCGCTATTGATTGCTGTGTTCATCACAGTGATACGCGGAGATTCGCCTATTGCCAGAACGCCAGCCCCCGGCGAGTCGCCGCAGGCGATGATTGCATTGGGACGCCGGCTCTTTTACGACCGACGCCTGTCGGCAAACGAACAGATCGCGTGCGCTGCCTGTCACCGCCAGGAATTGGGGTTCAGCGATGGACGGGTTGTTTCGAACGGCGCCACAGGCGCACTGCTGCGGCGGAATACGCCAGGGTTGTTCAATAGCGGCGAACTCCTGGCGTTTACCTGGGCGAATGTTGAGGTGCGAACGCTGGAACAGCAGGTGGAGCGCGCGCTTTTTACCGTTGACCCGCCTGAGATGTGGGTGAGAGGGTATGAGACCACGGTGATCGACCGCCTGCGCGCCGATCCAGAATATCTGCGTCAATTCACTGCTGCGTTTCCCGCAGATGACGACCCGTTCACCTGGCGACGCATCACCGGGGCGCTGGCAGCCTTTGTTCGCTCGCTGGCTGCGCGCAACACGCCATACGACCGATACGTCTATGCTGGCGACCGTGCGGCATTGAGCGACAGTGCGCAACGAGGCATGGCGCTCTTCTTTTCGCCAGGGCTGGCGTGCGGTCATTGTCATGTTGATGTTCCGTCGCCGGAGCGCGCCACGCCGCCACGCTGGTCCGATCTGGCATATGTGGCGACGGGCGCCGGGTACAGCGCAGATCGCGGTCTAGCGGAGCAGACCGGCAATCCGGCGGATGCCTACCGATTTCGCGTGCCGCCGTTGCGGAATGTGGCGGTGACTGCACCCTATATGCACGACGGAAGCCTGCCTACCCTCGAGGCGGTCATCCGATTTTATGAGTCCGGCGGGCGATGGGGCGCCGGCGTGGAACCGGAACGCGTCGCCGCCCGTCACCCGCTGATCGCCGGTTTTGCGCTGAGCGACGAGGAGCGTCGCGATCTGATAGCCTTTCTCGAAGCGCTGACCGACGATGAAGCGTTGCGGAACCCGGCATTTGCCGACCCGTTCTTATCCGATGCGCGAACCCCGTCTGTTCGCTCGCTCTCCCGGTAA
- a CDS encoding SdrD B-like domain-containing protein: protein MKRFLLPGHRTLAMIVSTMMIMALVAISLPMAASVQAAGVISGNVFRDFDGDGARDENEPGVGGITVTAYDPSGVVAGIAVSFATLCLGPGNPIAECTALNTPAIGSYTLNAGGAGPYRIEFSGWPAYMRPAVQGAGNNTSIQFVPDGNSSNVNFALHNPAEYCQQGPDIVTSCYTNGDPQGGGTTAGRFAIVQVPFEPPTTGPGDNVYLAIGQQVGATWGLAYQRSSRTLMAAAVVKRHVGFGTGGIGAIYRIDRDRVAAPAVLIDLNASGYPSGVAVGPDPRSPGDLAINEADPSRDPAAFDAVGKIGIGGIALSEDEETLWVVNLTSRALLEIRIGVPPVTPTAADITVHPLPTPACSDGVFRPWAVKMYAGQVYVGGVCSGELPYAGKNIDTTDLTASIYRHDPDGPTGNFTEVFSFPLDYPRGRASNAGGGNRASAAWLPWINAWSDIGPPMVLPGQGPYGQTIYPQPMLTSIDFDVDGAMLLAFNDRAGMQLGNRNYSTIAADTGEYEGVAAGDLLRICVNPAAPSGYSLENAGACPGGLVGGSTTNQQGPGNGEFFNRDEYGTAHDEVTIGGMAMHYGLRRVIVTSYDALPADQNGPVRSGGLRWFNAANGALTNAYVIFGRDQPIGSPPGTRVRRATFGKSAGLGDLETFCDQAPIEIGNRVWLDANRNGVQDPDEPPIPGVTVELWRNGVRIGVAVTDAEGTYYFRSGRDPVDADREDNIIHDGGIGIRTRTGTPGGASEYEIRIPNITGPNRQTALTNLTLTTANADDTPNGDSRDSDGVAIGNNAVFVIPYENHAAAGTNNHTYDFGFFEGVPTAIVLEYFTAIQEGGTVTVRWATLMELDAAGFRLLRSATGRIDDAVIVTPTLIRARGGPAGGAMYEWRDPTGQPDIAYAYWLEEIETTGRVNRYGPAMARAPSASPPYRVMIPVIIR, encoded by the coding sequence ATGAAACGTTTCTTGCTCCCCGGCCACCGCACTCTGGCAATGATCGTCAGCACAATGATGATCATGGCGCTCGTCGCAATATCCCTCCCGATGGCAGCCAGCGTGCAGGCGGCTGGCGTTATCAGCGGCAACGTGTTCCGCGACTTCGACGGCGATGGCGCGCGCGATGAGAACGAGCCGGGCGTTGGCGGCATTACAGTGACCGCCTATGATCCATCGGGCGTCGTGGCGGGAATCGCGGTCAGTTTCGCTACCCTGTGCCTTGGTCCTGGAAATCCAATAGCCGAGTGTACGGCGCTGAACACGCCTGCGATTGGAAGTTACACCCTCAATGCTGGCGGTGCGGGACCATACCGCATCGAGTTCAGCGGTTGGCCTGCGTATATGCGCCCGGCGGTGCAGGGCGCAGGCAACAACACCAGTATTCAGTTTGTGCCGGACGGCAACTCGTCGAATGTCAATTTCGCGCTGCACAATCCGGCAGAATATTGCCAGCAGGGACCTGACATCGTCACCAGTTGCTACACGAACGGCGATCCGCAAGGTGGCGGCACAACGGCGGGCCGGTTTGCAATCGTGCAGGTTCCATTCGAGCCGCCCACCACGGGTCCTGGCGATAATGTGTATCTGGCGATCGGTCAGCAAGTTGGCGCGACATGGGGGCTTGCCTATCAACGTTCCAGTCGGACGCTGATGGCTGCGGCAGTCGTGAAACGGCACGTCGGTTTTGGAACAGGCGGTATTGGCGCCATCTATCGCATTGATCGCGATCGGGTCGCTGCTCCCGCTGTGTTGATCGACTTAAATGCGTCGGGATATCCATCCGGCGTCGCCGTTGGTCCCGATCCGCGCAGTCCTGGCGACCTGGCCATCAACGAAGCCGATCCCAGTCGCGATCCCGCAGCGTTCGATGCGGTTGGAAAGATTGGTATCGGCGGCATTGCGCTCTCGGAAGACGAAGAGACGCTCTGGGTCGTCAATCTGACATCCCGCGCGCTGCTCGAAATTCGGATTGGCGTCCCGCCGGTCACGCCAACCGCTGCGGACATTACCGTGCATCCGCTGCCCACCCCCGCCTGTAGCGATGGCGTGTTTCGTCCGTGGGCAGTAAAGATGTATGCCGGTCAGGTGTATGTCGGCGGCGTTTGCTCAGGAGAGCTTCCCTATGCCGGGAAGAATATCGACACAACCGATCTGACAGCGTCTATCTATCGCCATGATCCCGATGGACCGACAGGGAATTTCACGGAGGTCTTTTCGTTTCCGCTCGACTATCCGCGCGGACGCGCCTCGAACGCGGGTGGTGGCAATCGGGCGTCTGCCGCCTGGCTGCCCTGGATCAATGCGTGGAGCGATATCGGGCCCCCTATGGTGTTGCCCGGTCAAGGACCTTACGGGCAGACAATTTATCCGCAACCGATGCTGACCTCGATCGATTTCGATGTTGATGGCGCCATGCTGCTTGCGTTCAACGACCGCGCAGGCATGCAACTGGGCAACCGCAATTACAGCACAATCGCTGCTGATACCGGCGAGTACGAAGGCGTCGCTGCTGGCGATCTGCTGCGCATATGCGTTAATCCCGCCGCTCCTTCCGGTTACAGTCTGGAAAACGCGGGCGCGTGCCCTGGCGGTCTCGTCGGCGGCTCGACGACCAACCAGCAGGGACCGGGCAATGGCGAGTTCTTCAACCGCGATGAATATGGCACTGCCCACGACGAAGTGACCATCGGCGGCATGGCAATGCACTATGGCTTGCGCCGGGTTATCGTTACGTCCTATGATGCGTTGCCGGCAGATCAAAATGGTCCGGTGCGCTCTGGCGGTTTGCGCTGGTTCAATGCTGCCAATGGCGCTCTTACGAACGCTTACGTCATTTTCGGACGGGACCAGCCGATCGGTTCGCCGCCGGGGACGCGGGTGCGACGGGCGACATTCGGCAAATCGGCGGGGCTTGGTGATCTCGAGACGTTCTGTGATCAGGCGCCGATCGAGATCGGCAACCGCGTCTGGCTCGATGCCAATCGGAATGGTGTGCAGGACCCGGATGAACCGCCCATCCCCGGCGTGACGGTCGAGCTCTGGCGCAACGGTGTGCGTATTGGCGTTGCGGTGACCGACGCCGAAGGGACGTACTACTTCCGCAGCGGCAGAGACCCGGTCGATGCCGATCGGGAAGACAACATCATTCACGATGGCGGGATCGGTATTCGCACCCGCACCGGTACGCCGGGAGGCGCGTCGGAGTACGAGATCCGCATCCCGAATATCACCGGTCCGAATCGACAGACGGCGTTGACCAACCTGACGCTGACGACTGCAAACGCCGATGACACTCCGAACGGCGACAGCCGCGACTCAGACGGTGTGGCGATTGGGAACAATGCGGTGTTCGTTATCCCATATGAGAATCACGCGGCTGCCGGAACGAACAATCACACCTACGACTTCGGCTTCTTCGAGGGTGTGCCCACTGCGATTGTACTCGAATACTTCACCGCCATCCAGGAAGGTGGAACCGTGACCGTTCGCTGGGCGACCCTTATGGAACTCGATGCTGCCGGTTTCCGACTGTTGCGCAGCGCCACCGGGCGGATCGACGATGCGGTGATAGTGACGCCAACCCTCATCCGCGCACGCGGCGGACCCGCTGGCGGCGCGATGTATGAATGGCGCGATCCGACGGGGCAGCCAGACATTGCGTATGCCTATTGGCTCGAGGAGATCGAGACGACCGGACGGGTAAACCGGTATGGTCCGGCGATGGCGCGGGCGCCGTCGGCATCGCCGCCTTATCGGGTGATGATACCGGTAATCATCCGGTAA